One segment of Triticum aestivum cultivar Chinese Spring chromosome 2A, IWGSC CS RefSeq v2.1, whole genome shotgun sequence DNA contains the following:
- the LOC123189817 gene encoding probable polyol transporter 4 isoform X2 yields the protein MAGAADGRGSKYAALHPTDGPELDAAAVSRRRPSASERRSKERFVYGCAIFASLNAILLGYDVGVMSGAIIYIQKDLHITEFQEEILVGCLSVISLLGSLSGGRTSDAIGRKWTMGLGAIIFQTGAAIMTFAPSFTVLMIGRLLAGVGIGFGAMISAVYIAEISPAAARGTLTSLPEICINLGILLGYVSNYAFSGLSEHISWRVMLGVGILPSVFIGVALFVIPESPRWLMMEKRVPEARAVLLQISESEAEVEERLAEIEEAANIMKSVNSEDKAVWRELLNPSPAVRRMLYAGCGIQLFQQITGIDATVYYSPTIFRDAGIKSDQELLAATVAVGFTKTIFILVAIFLIDKVGRKPLLYVSTIGMTVCLFALGTALTLRKHAEGLISPNLGIDMAIFAVCGNVAFFSIGMGPICWVLSSEIFPIRLRAQASALGQVGGRVGSGLVSMSFLSMARAISVGGMFFVFAAISTVSVVFVYFCVPETKGKTLEQIEIMFEGGKEWKGGGEVELEDTQHLIQGDKKAFSLG from the exons ATGGCGGGCGCGGCCGACGGCAGGGGGAGCAAGTACGCGGCCCTCCATCCGACCGACGGGCCGGAGCTGGACGCGGCGGCGGTAAGCCGGAGGAGGCCCTCGGCGTCCGAGAGGAGGAGCAAGGAGAGGTTCGTGTACGGCTGCGCCATCTTCGCCTCGCTTAACGCCATCCTCCTCGGCTACG ATGTCGGTGTCATGAGTGGCGCAATCATCTACATCCAGAAAGATCTCCACATCACCGAGTTTCAGGAAGAGATCCTAGTTGGTTGCCTAAGTGTGATCTCACTCTTGGGAAGCCTGTCAGGAGGAAGAACGTCCGATGCCATCGGCAGGAAATGGACAATGGGCCTTGGTGCGATCATCTTCCAGACCGGTGCAGCCATCATGACATTCGCTCCTTCGTTCACCGTGCTCATGATAGGGAGGCTTCTCGCCGGGGTGGGCATCGGCTTTGGCGCCATGATATCTGCCGTCTACATTGCCGAGATCTCCCCCGCGGCTGCCCGGGGGACTCTCACATCCCTCCCTGAGATCTGCATCAACTTGGGGATCCTTCTCGGCTACGTTTCCAATTATGCTTTCTCGGGCCTCTCCGAGCACATCAGTTGGAGGGTCATGCTTGGTGTCGGTATCCTCCCGTCTGTCTTCATCGGCGTCGCGCTTTTTGTGATCCCGGAGTCCCCCAGGTGGCTGATGATGGAGAAGAGAGTTCCAGAGGCCAGGGCGGTGTTGCTGCAGATAAGTGAATCGGAGGCTGAGGTTGAAGAAAGGCTGGCTGAGATTGAGGAAGCCGCAAATATCATGAAGTCGGTTAATTCTGAGGACAAGGCGGTGTGGAGGGAGCTGCTGAACCCTTCTCCGGCCGTTCGTCGGATGCTGTATGCTGGCTGTGGTATTCAGTTGTTCCAGCAGATCACTGGAATTGATGCTACTGTCTATTACAGCCCAACAATTTTCAGGGATGCTGGAATCAAGTCTGACCAGGAGCTTCTTGCAGCAACAGTTGCTGTTGGATTTACTAAAACGATTTTCATACTGGTTGCCATTTTCCTCATTGATAAAGTTGGGCGCAAACCGCTTCTGTATGTCAGCACCATTGGCATGACGGTCTGCTTATTTGCCTTGGGGACTGCACTTACATTGCGAAAGCATGCTGAGGGGCTTATTTCTCCAAATCTTGGGATTGATATGGCGATCTTTGCAGTTTGCGGGAATGTGGCATTCTTTTCGATCGGGATGGGACCGATATGCTGGGTGTTATCTTCAGAGATATTTCCTATAAGATTGCGAGCTCAGGCATCAGCACTTGGTCAAGTAGGTGGCAGAGTGGGCAGTGGCTTGGTTTCCATGTCGTTCCTCTCCATGGCCCGTGCTATATCCGTGGGGGGAATGTTCTTCGTCTTTGCAGCGATCTCGACCGTCTCCGTTGTGTTTGTGTACTTCTGTGTGCCGGAAACTAAAGGGAAAACTCTGGAGCAGATTGAGATAATGTTTGAAGGTGGCAAGGAGTGGAAAGGAGGTGGCGAGGTCGAGCTTGAAGATACACAGCATTTAATTCAGGGTGACAAGAAAGCTTTCTCTCTAGGTTGA